The Castellaniella sp. genome includes a window with the following:
- a CDS encoding nuclear transport factor 2 family protein: MTILKFSKAALFSALAISTSVLPSAPAAAQTISSPDQSAASLAVVMDFLSNTAPDKVEAAAARLVAPDAVYVSLNFDNPELKKIEPWTGTAKGPSAYSSTFLRVAEYWTIEDFTITDKLAVGEDVAIFGKFTYRSVEVGHVFTSPFSIHAKVQEGKLIYFQFMEDTYASASSFRKSGSWIVKTTKATPAFEVGAK, from the coding sequence ATGACAATCCTTAAATTTTCAAAGGCGGCTCTCTTCTCTGCACTCGCGATTAGCACGTCTGTCTTGCCGTCAGCGCCTGCCGCAGCGCAGACAATAAGCTCACCGGATCAGTCCGCAGCGTCTCTCGCCGTTGTTATGGATTTTCTGTCTAACACAGCACCGGACAAGGTCGAAGCGGCGGCCGCTCGCCTCGTGGCGCCCGACGCAGTTTATGTATCGCTGAACTTCGACAACCCCGAGCTGAAGAAGATAGAGCCGTGGACGGGGACTGCCAAAGGCCCCAGTGCGTATAGCAGCACGTTCCTTAGGGTCGCAGAATATTGGACGATCGAGGACTTCACAATTACCGACAAACTGGCTGTGGGTGAGGATGTCGCCATTTTCGGCAAGTTCACCTATCGTTCGGTTGAGGTGGGCCATGTCTTCACCTCGCCATTCTCGATTCACGCCAAGGTGCAAGAGGGCAAGTTGATCTACTTCCAGTTTATGGAAGACACATACGCATCAGCGAGCTCATTCCGTAAAAGCGGATCGTGGATAGTAAAGACGACCAAGGCGACCCCAGCATTCGAGGTCGGCGCAAAGTAG
- a CDS encoding GNAT family N-acetyltransferase, with amino-acid sequence MTEKPAIQISYEDKGHKGRFVARVNGVADEGELTISKVSDVLIIADGTLVPDTLRGTGTASVLVQALIADARAKGHRIVPLCPYVRAQSLKHPEWFDVIQN; translated from the coding sequence ATGACCGAGAAACCTGCCATTCAGATTTCGTACGAGGATAAAGGCCATAAGGGTCGTTTTGTCGCTCGAGTCAATGGTGTCGCCGACGAAGGCGAGCTGACTATCTCCAAGGTGTCCGATGTGCTGATCATCGCCGACGGCACGCTTGTTCCCGACACGCTTCGCGGAACCGGCACCGCGTCGGTGCTAGTCCAGGCTTTGATTGCGGATGCTCGCGCCAAGGGACACCGCATCGTGCCACTCTGTCCTTATGTCCGGGCGCAGTCGCTGAAGCACCCGGAGTGGTTCGATGTTATTCAGAATTGA
- a CDS encoding MFS transporter: MTAIDIAAPAKGPLSFPVFRALWIATIISNIGTWMHDVGAGWLMTSLSPSPLLVALVQAATTLPMFLLALPAGALADIVDRRKMLLGAQVLGLAAAAVLALLTFQGLTTPWVLLGATFVLGVAAALSAPVFQAIVPELIDKAGLPDAVALNSLGVNISRAIGPALGGVIVAMAGIPAVFALNAVSVSAVLIVLVRWKRATTVHSLPPEHFFGALRAGYRYARHSPAMLLVLIRTLGFFLFSSALWAMLPLVGRRELGLDAAGYGGLLGCMGAGAIVGALLLKQLRKRVASNTVSIWATLLFAAATLALALAPNAWLAGIVMFGAGLAWIGMLTSLNVAAQMASPGWVKARALAVYLLVLQGAMTGGSILWGTLASSAGVSGALIIAAIGLTLAILLAMHWRLPNDSTIDLAPSNHWAEPVVAIPPAHDRGPVQIEIEYRIAPEQQAAFITALHKFRVTRYRDGAIRWDVWEDVAEPGRVVEEFVVESWVEHQRQHARVTHSDALDQQVLKAFHIGDQPPVVRHFLRPLYKETRHD, translated from the coding sequence ATGACCGCCATTGATATAGCTGCTCCGGCGAAGGGTCCACTGAGCTTCCCGGTCTTTCGGGCGCTGTGGATCGCCACGATCATTTCCAACATCGGCACATGGATGCATGATGTCGGTGCAGGGTGGCTGATGACCTCGTTGTCGCCAAGCCCACTGCTTGTGGCGCTGGTGCAGGCCGCTACGACCCTGCCGATGTTTTTGCTGGCTTTGCCGGCGGGCGCGCTGGCCGACATCGTCGATCGTCGAAAGATGCTGCTGGGCGCGCAGGTCCTCGGCCTTGCCGCTGCAGCGGTTCTGGCCCTCCTGACTTTTCAAGGGCTGACCACCCCATGGGTGCTGCTTGGCGCTACCTTTGTTCTCGGCGTGGCAGCGGCGCTCAGTGCGCCAGTGTTTCAGGCTATCGTCCCCGAACTGATCGACAAGGCAGGCTTACCCGATGCCGTGGCGCTCAATAGTCTTGGCGTCAACATTTCGCGCGCCATAGGCCCGGCACTTGGCGGGGTAATCGTGGCAATGGCCGGCATTCCGGCAGTCTTCGCGCTGAACGCAGTGTCGGTTTCGGCGGTACTGATCGTGCTTGTCAGATGGAAGCGCGCAACGACCGTACACAGCTTGCCGCCTGAACATTTCTTCGGCGCGCTTCGGGCCGGTTATCGCTATGCACGGCATTCTCCGGCAATGCTGCTGGTATTGATCCGCACCCTTGGCTTCTTCCTGTTTAGCAGCGCGCTTTGGGCGATGCTGCCGTTGGTGGGGCGCCGTGAACTGGGGTTAGATGCAGCGGGCTACGGCGGGCTTCTCGGCTGCATGGGCGCGGGTGCCATTGTCGGTGCATTGCTGCTTAAACAACTGCGCAAAAGGGTAGCCTCCAACACGGTCTCGATCTGGGCAACACTGCTATTCGCGGCTGCGACTCTCGCATTGGCGCTGGCACCCAATGCTTGGCTGGCCGGGATAGTGATGTTCGGTGCTGGCCTCGCCTGGATCGGCATGCTGACCTCGCTCAACGTCGCAGCGCAAATGGCCTCGCCTGGTTGGGTCAAGGCGCGGGCGCTCGCTGTTTATCTGCTGGTGCTTCAAGGGGCCATGACTGGCGGCAGTATCCTGTGGGGAACTCTGGCTAGCAGCGCCGGCGTCTCCGGCGCCCTGATCATCGCGGCCATTGGTCTGACACTGGCGATCCTGCTGGCGATGCACTGGCGGCTGCCGAACGATTCCACCATCGATCTGGCGCCCTCGAACCATTGGGCTGAGCCTGTCGTCGCCATCCCGCCTGCCCATGACCGCGGCCCCGTCCAGATCGAGATTGAGTACCGGATCGCCCCGGAACAACAGGCTGCGTTCATCACCGCACTGCACAAGTTTCGCGTGACGCGCTATCGCGACGGCGCGATCCGCTGGGATGTTTGGGAAGACGTTGCAGAACCCGGCCGGGTGGTCGAGGAATTCGTCGTTGAAAGCTGGGTCGAGCATCAGCGTCAGCATGCCAGGGTGACTCACAGCGATGCATTGGATCAGCAAGTGTTAAAGGCGTTTCACATAGGCGATCAACCCCCTGTCGTTCGTCATTTTCTGCGACCACTTTATAAGGAAACACGACATGATTGA
- a CDS encoding pirin family protein has translation MIEMVIEQRRRDLGGGFEVGRILPIAKRRMVGPFIFFDHMGPLDLAPGLDRSLDIRAHPHIGLATVTYLFAGEVMHRDSLGYEQVVRPQEVNWMTAGSGITHSERFERAREQGDHLHGIQAWVALPTELEEVAPSFSHHSASDLPKWSDAGVNGQLIDGSAYGLTAGTETHSPLFYAHLDMAPGAIAEIPTGHKERAIYIASGAVELDGTRYERGRMLVLSSAASRVRALEHSTVMVLGGEPVGERFIYWNFVSSSKDRLAQAAADWRAGRMKLPDADDEEFTPLPDEPLPPFSTRTT, from the coding sequence ATGATTGAAATGGTCATTGAACAGCGTCGTCGCGATCTCGGAGGCGGCTTTGAAGTGGGCCGCATTTTGCCGATTGCAAAACGACGCATGGTAGGTCCCTTTATTTTCTTCGACCACATGGGGCCGCTTGATCTCGCGCCAGGCCTTGACCGGAGCCTCGACATCCGTGCCCATCCGCACATCGGTCTTGCAACGGTAACGTACTTGTTTGCTGGCGAGGTGATGCATCGCGACAGCCTTGGCTACGAGCAGGTGGTTCGACCACAGGAAGTGAACTGGATGACTGCAGGCAGCGGTATCACCCATAGCGAGCGGTTCGAGCGCGCACGTGAACAGGGTGATCACTTGCACGGCATTCAGGCCTGGGTCGCGCTGCCGACCGAGTTGGAAGAAGTCGCGCCGTCGTTCTCTCATCATTCCGCGAGCGATCTGCCGAAATGGAGCGACGCTGGCGTCAACGGACAGCTCATCGACGGCAGCGCCTATGGCCTGACTGCTGGCACCGAAACGCATTCGCCACTGTTTTATGCCCATCTCGACATGGCACCAGGCGCGATCGCCGAGATTCCGACAGGACACAAGGAGCGTGCGATCTACATCGCGAGCGGTGCGGTGGAGCTGGATGGAACGCGCTACGAGCGTGGCAGGATGCTGGTGCTTAGCTCGGCCGCCTCGCGTGTGCGAGCCTTGGAACACTCTACCGTGATGGTTCTAGGTGGCGAGCCCGTCGGAGAGCGGTTCATTTACTGGAACTTCGTGTCCTCCTCGAAAGACCGGCTCGCCCAGGCGGCAGCTGATTGGAGGGCGGGAAGGATGAAGCTGCCCGATGCCGACGATGAAGAGTTCACCCCACTGCCGGACGAACCGTTGCCGCCATTTTCTACGCGAACCACGTAG
- a CDS encoding SDR family NAD(P)-dependent oxidoreductase yields the protein MIDLNGKHALVTGGSRGIGAAIALALAENGADVAFTYQHSAEKADAVVKSIEKMGRRAVAIQADSADPKAILRSVSEAVSTLGGLDILVNSAAIGHTGMIADLDVHDYQTVMDVNVRAPVLFAKAVIPHLTTGGRIITIGSALGERVPFPGITLYAMSKAALTSFTRGLSRELGPNGITVNLVQPGATNTDANPADGEAADFQRSLTSLGRYAEPHEIANAVVFFASPAASVVTGATLTVDGGSIA from the coding sequence ATGATCGATTTAAATGGGAAGCACGCATTAGTAACTGGGGGGTCGCGGGGCATCGGAGCTGCGATCGCACTGGCGCTGGCAGAGAACGGGGCCGACGTCGCATTTACTTATCAGCACTCAGCCGAGAAAGCTGATGCGGTCGTGAAGTCAATCGAGAAAATGGGGCGTCGCGCAGTGGCCATCCAGGCCGACAGCGCCGACCCGAAGGCTATCTTGCGCTCCGTGAGCGAAGCCGTCTCGACGCTCGGTGGACTCGATATCCTTGTCAACAGCGCAGCGATTGGTCACACCGGCATGATCGCGGACCTTGATGTGCATGACTATCAGACCGTGATGGACGTCAATGTACGAGCCCCAGTGTTGTTTGCGAAGGCAGTTATCCCACATCTCACGACCGGGGGACGCATCATCACGATCGGTTCGGCTCTGGGAGAACGAGTCCCGTTCCCGGGCATCACGCTTTATGCAATGTCCAAGGCAGCACTTACCTCCTTCACTCGAGGCCTTTCGCGCGAGCTCGGCCCGAACGGAATCACCGTGAATCTTGTACAACCCGGTGCGACTAATACGGATGCCAATCCTGCAGATGGCGAGGCCGCCGATTTCCAACGAAGCCTGACTTCGTTGGGACGCTACGCTGAGCCACATGAGATAGCGAATGCTGTGGTCTTCTTTGCTAGTCCTGCTGCGAGTGTGGTTACGGGCGCCACCTTGACCGTTGATGGAGGTTCAATCGCATAA
- a CDS encoding prolyl oligopeptidase family serine peptidase: MIYPQTAQADVVDEYFGQRVADPYRWLENDIRRDPATYAWVDVQNRLSASYLAGLPGRDVFRERLAVLFDHERLTTPEKRGDRYFFTRNSGLDNQAVLFVREGMNGLDRVVIDPNEWSRDGATALAEWAPSEDASHLAYAIQEGGADWRTIRVLEVDSGMILKDEIKWARFTNIAWVKDGTGFFYSRNPKPEKDVEFSALALGHAVYFHRLGTEQSEDRRVHAPETDLPMIHTMDVTADGRYAVIYSSALTGGNGFAVVDLSNSDWPIRTVVDTFDHTWLLAGNIGAKLFLFTQKGAERGRLVTIDLADSEAVFVELIAERQDRVLKFGALVGSRLIVSYMHNAKTEVERYTVDGTPDGVVELPGVGSAGAFYGRPDDDEAFFIFTSHDAPAAIYHYDVATNSRTAWAKPKVAIDLTNILVKQHFYASKDGTQVPIFVVCRTDVTAPAPTMLTAYGGFGISMVPFYSPAAMAWVEQGGVYAVANIRGGGEYGKAWHDGGRGPKKQNSFDDFIAAAEFLKREGITSPDGLAIHGESNGGLLIGAVVNQRPELFAAAIPVVGVLDMLRFDRFTGGQLWTQEFGRPDDEADFRNLFAYSPLHNIRSGVTYPAILVSTADTDDRVVPAHSFKYVAALQASDLGVRPRLLRVEGRAGHGSGKPTDKAIEEIADMWAFAAYWTGLDVGN, translated from the coding sequence ATGATCTATCCGCAAACAGCTCAAGCCGATGTTGTCGATGAATATTTCGGCCAGAGAGTGGCCGACCCTTATCGCTGGTTGGAGAACGATATTCGTCGAGACCCTGCTACTTACGCCTGGGTAGACGTGCAAAACAGGCTATCTGCTTCTTATCTGGCCGGGCTTCCAGGGCGGGATGTTTTTCGGGAACGTCTTGCGGTTCTGTTTGATCACGAGCGACTTACCACACCAGAAAAGCGGGGGGACCGGTACTTCTTTACGCGCAACTCGGGGCTTGACAATCAAGCGGTCCTTTTCGTCCGCGAGGGCATGAATGGCTTGGATCGTGTTGTTATCGATCCGAACGAGTGGTCAAGAGACGGCGCCACCGCTTTGGCAGAATGGGCGCCGTCGGAAGACGCGTCCCATCTAGCCTATGCAATTCAGGAGGGTGGTGCGGATTGGCGCACGATTCGCGTTCTTGAAGTCGACAGTGGCATGATCCTCAAGGATGAAATCAAGTGGGCGCGATTCACGAATATCGCTTGGGTGAAGGATGGTACGGGGTTTTTCTACTCCCGCAATCCCAAGCCGGAAAAGGACGTCGAATTCTCGGCACTGGCTCTCGGACATGCGGTCTATTTCCACAGGCTTGGAACGGAGCAGTCCGAAGACCGGCGCGTTCATGCTCCGGAGACGGATTTACCGATGATTCATACGATGGATGTCACCGCAGACGGAAGATACGCCGTAATCTACTCGAGTGCTCTCACGGGAGGCAACGGATTCGCTGTGGTCGACCTGAGTAATTCCGACTGGCCTATAAGAACTGTAGTCGATACTTTCGACCATACCTGGCTCCTTGCCGGCAACATCGGTGCAAAGCTTTTCCTCTTTACGCAGAAGGGCGCAGAGCGAGGCAGGCTTGTGACAATAGACCTCGCCGATTCTGAAGCGGTGTTCGTTGAGCTCATCGCGGAGCGACAGGACAGAGTGCTTAAATTTGGTGCGCTTGTTGGCAGTCGCCTCATTGTCTCTTATATGCACAACGCAAAGACAGAGGTTGAGCGCTATACGGTTGACGGCACACCCGACGGCGTCGTCGAGTTGCCTGGCGTGGGTAGCGCTGGTGCTTTCTACGGTCGGCCGGACGATGATGAGGCTTTCTTTATCTTCACTAGCCACGATGCACCAGCCGCCATCTACCACTACGACGTTGCTACCAATTCTAGAACAGCTTGGGCGAAGCCGAAGGTCGCGATCGACCTGACCAATATCTTGGTGAAGCAGCACTTCTACGCGTCCAAGGACGGCACGCAGGTGCCAATTTTTGTCGTTTGTCGCACGGACGTGACGGCTCCCGCGCCGACTATGCTCACGGCCTATGGGGGATTTGGTATTTCCATGGTTCCCTTCTATTCGCCTGCAGCGATGGCATGGGTCGAGCAAGGTGGGGTCTACGCCGTTGCGAACATTCGTGGTGGAGGAGAGTATGGGAAAGCGTGGCATGATGGCGGGCGGGGACCAAAGAAACAGAATTCCTTCGATGACTTCATTGCTGCTGCAGAATTCTTAAAGAGGGAAGGCATTACATCGCCGGATGGGCTGGCCATTCATGGCGAATCCAATGGTGGCTTGCTGATTGGAGCTGTTGTCAATCAGCGACCAGAGCTATTCGCGGCCGCTATTCCAGTTGTTGGCGTCCTCGACATGCTGCGGTTCGATCGTTTCACTGGTGGGCAGCTCTGGACACAGGAGTTTGGCCGCCCGGATGACGAGGCAGATTTCCGGAACCTTTTCGCCTACTCTCCGCTGCACAATATCCGGTCTGGGGTGACCTATCCGGCCATCCTTGTCTCTACCGCTGACACTGATGATCGTGTCGTTCCTGCACATTCATTCAAGTACGTTGCTGCGCTCCAGGCTTCCGACCTTGGTGTTCGCCCACGCCTGTTGCGCGTCGAGGGCCGTGCGGGTCACGGGTCGGGCAAGCCCACGGACAAGGCGATAGAGGAAATCGCAGACATGTGGGCATTTGCTGCGTATTGGACTGGTCTCGATGTTGGCAATTAA
- a CDS encoding MFS transporter — MSSGLYLGATGFALIAVCYGFARFSFGLFLPQIDAELSLSSTLSGLISGGAFLSYCIAIVLSTYLTERIGARFVAICAALVAAVGMASIAIAPSASWLAGAVILAGSSTGLVSPPMAAAVAVGIQPDRQSVTNTVINAGTGAGVVLSGPVALMSGDQWRLAFAGFAVAAVGLALVAALSVPGSSSKVTKNANSLPSFNGVLWRLIFASFLMGAASTAIWSFGGQLIALRLNWSSAGVEFLWIAIGSAGIAGAGAGTLIARFRIDRVHRIFLVMLAAGILLIGVGAATVALTLFGGILFGAAYIMLTGVYLVWGVSALPDRPASGLMIGFLTIAIGQAVGAPIFGLLMDRLTTNSVVTIFSCLALTPGLTRAEIRMC, encoded by the coding sequence GTGAGTTCAGGTCTGTATCTAGGCGCAACGGGGTTCGCTCTGATCGCGGTCTGTTACGGTTTCGCTCGTTTTTCCTTCGGGCTGTTTTTGCCGCAAATTGACGCCGAGCTGTCCTTGTCTTCTACGCTAAGCGGGTTGATCTCGGGAGGGGCCTTTCTGAGCTACTGCATTGCTATTGTTCTATCGACTTATTTGACTGAACGTATCGGTGCTCGTTTTGTTGCCATCTGTGCCGCCCTGGTCGCAGCGGTAGGTATGGCTAGTATCGCCATTGCACCTTCTGCATCTTGGCTTGCAGGCGCGGTAATCCTGGCCGGCTCAAGCACGGGGTTGGTCTCGCCACCCATGGCTGCAGCTGTGGCCGTAGGCATCCAGCCGGACCGACAGAGCGTCACCAATACGGTCATTAACGCAGGAACAGGTGCCGGCGTAGTGCTTTCGGGGCCAGTGGCATTGATGTCGGGTGATCAATGGCGCCTTGCTTTCGCTGGTTTTGCCGTCGCCGCAGTTGGTCTGGCATTAGTCGCCGCGCTCAGCGTACCGGGAAGTTCCAGCAAAGTCACAAAAAATGCCAACAGTCTGCCCTCATTTAACGGTGTGCTTTGGCGTCTGATCTTTGCATCTTTCCTGATGGGCGCTGCCAGCACTGCCATTTGGTCATTTGGGGGCCAGCTCATCGCGCTTCGACTCAATTGGAGCAGCGCTGGCGTGGAGTTCCTCTGGATTGCCATTGGGTCGGCGGGCATTGCGGGTGCTGGGGCAGGGACTCTTATTGCGCGGTTCAGAATTGACCGAGTGCACCGCATTTTTTTGGTGATGCTGGCAGCAGGTATCCTTCTTATCGGTGTCGGCGCCGCCACAGTCGCCCTGACACTTTTTGGAGGAATTCTTTTTGGTGCAGCTTACATCATGCTCACAGGCGTCTATTTAGTGTGGGGAGTTTCTGCACTGCCTGATCGACCTGCCTCTGGCCTAATGATCGGCTTTCTAACTATAGCTATCGGTCAAGCGGTAGGCGCCCCGATCTTCGGGCTACTGATGGACCGGCTGACAACCAACTCCGTGGTGACCATTTTTTCGTGTCTCGCCCTCACGCCAGGATTGACACGGGCTGAAATACGAATGTGTTAG
- a CDS encoding LysR family transcriptional regulator: protein MDRFDAMQAFARVVETGSFTKAAETLHLSKTTVTQLVQQLEARLRVRLLNRTTRQVNVTPDGAAYYERVLRVLADMDDAETSLSGGLSSPRGRLRVDVPSPFASMILVPALPNFHAKYPDIQLYLGASDRVVDLIDENVDCVVRGGEVTNLSLVARHAADLPLAVYAAPSYLERTGHPNHPSELELPHHRTVSFSWSRTRRLFPHTIRRDGKSIDVLGRPALVVDDGHAYLAAGLAGMGALWLPSYMAQAHVARGELIPLFTDWHIDPMPMYVAFPQNRHVSAKLRVFIDWIVALMAQHAPVVSRPPLHMDTDP, encoded by the coding sequence ATGGACCGTTTCGATGCCATGCAGGCCTTTGCCCGGGTCGTGGAAACGGGCAGTTTCACCAAAGCGGCGGAAACCCTGCATCTGAGTAAAACAACCGTGACACAACTGGTGCAGCAACTCGAAGCACGCCTGCGCGTCAGATTACTGAATCGCACAACTCGCCAGGTCAATGTAACCCCTGACGGAGCGGCTTATTATGAACGTGTGTTGCGTGTGTTAGCCGACATGGACGATGCGGAAACCAGTCTGTCCGGCGGCCTGTCGTCACCTCGGGGCAGGCTGCGGGTGGATGTGCCCAGCCCATTTGCCAGCATGATTCTGGTGCCGGCGCTACCGAACTTTCACGCCAAGTATCCCGACATTCAGCTGTATCTTGGTGCGAGCGATCGCGTAGTGGACTTAATTGACGAGAATGTGGATTGCGTTGTACGCGGGGGTGAGGTGACCAACCTGTCGCTAGTGGCTCGGCATGCGGCGGATCTACCGCTGGCGGTGTATGCCGCACCAAGCTATCTGGAGCGGACGGGGCACCCCAACCACCCTAGCGAGCTGGAGTTGCCGCATCACCGCACCGTGAGCTTCTCGTGGTCGCGCACCCGACGCTTGTTCCCGCACACCATACGTCGTGATGGCAAAAGCATTGACGTCTTGGGTCGGCCCGCGTTAGTGGTCGACGATGGTCACGCATATCTGGCCGCAGGCCTGGCTGGAATGGGAGCCCTCTGGTTGCCCTCCTACATGGCTCAGGCGCACGTGGCGCGGGGCGAATTGATTCCGTTGTTTACCGATTGGCATATCGACCCAATGCCGATGTACGTCGCCTTTCCCCAGAACCGGCATGTCAGTGCAAAACTACGTGTGTTCATCGATTGGATCGTTGCATTGATGGCGCAGCACGCGCCAGTCGTATCCCGACCTCCACTACACATGGATACAGACCCCTAA
- a CDS encoding RidA family protein: MTTRNAVFPSGRQALYERHRYSPAIESNGFLFVSGQVGSLEDGSPQQGLKAQVRQAFENLNAILAAAGCTFDDVVDVTVFMVDPQSTFEEIWQVVPEYWGEAPHPALTAVGVTWLSGFDFEIKIIAKLP; this comes from the coding sequence ATGACAACACGCAACGCTGTTTTTCCATCCGGACGCCAGGCGCTTTACGAACGACACCGCTACTCGCCAGCAATCGAATCCAATGGTTTTCTGTTCGTCTCCGGCCAGGTCGGCAGCCTGGAAGACGGCTCGCCGCAACAAGGGCTGAAAGCGCAGGTGCGACAGGCTTTTGAAAATCTGAATGCCATTCTAGCGGCAGCCGGATGCACCTTCGACGACGTGGTCGATGTTACTGTTTTTATGGTTGACCCACAATCGACATTCGAGGAAATCTGGCAGGTGGTGCCCGAATATTGGGGCGAAGCGCCGCATCCAGCCTTGACCGCCGTGGGCGTCACATGGCTGTCTGGATTTGATTTTGAAATCAAGATAATCGCCAAGTTACCGTAG
- a CDS encoding NADP-dependent oxidoreductase, giving the protein MSTRHVWRLARRPAGSIVTDDFRFGSEPIPELCDGEFLLRVRYLSLDPAQRVFIGDQEQFLPPVELGAPMFGLVVGVVEKSRKEGIAVGTLLSGAGEWADYIVSDGTGFTELPTFPGISLAATFGTFSLVGPTAYFGLLDIADPQPGETLVVSAAAGGVGQIVGQIGKLKGCRVIGIPGGPEKCAFVTEQLGFDACIDYKSVNVGDALDHLAPEGVDIYFEQVGGPIRNAVMERMKMFGRVSVCGMISEYNVTHADTQPSYWWAIMMRRLTVRGFIFDDYRARFPEAEKNLAAWMQSGQLTTRQDIRQGLENALSSLQDLYSGRNFGKLLLEVTP; this is encoded by the coding sequence ATGTCAACACGTCATGTCTGGCGTCTGGCACGCCGTCCGGCGGGTTCAATCGTTACTGACGATTTTCGATTTGGCTCCGAGCCAATCCCTGAACTTTGCGACGGAGAGTTTCTGCTTCGTGTCCGTTACCTGTCACTAGATCCGGCACAGCGAGTTTTCATCGGCGATCAAGAACAGTTTCTACCACCCGTCGAGCTTGGCGCTCCGATGTTCGGACTCGTAGTTGGTGTCGTGGAGAAAAGCAGAAAGGAAGGTATTGCAGTAGGCACTCTTCTAAGCGGTGCCGGCGAATGGGCTGACTACATCGTCAGTGACGGCACGGGTTTTACAGAGCTACCCACTTTTCCGGGAATAAGTCTCGCGGCCACGTTCGGGACATTCAGTCTTGTAGGGCCCACTGCTTACTTTGGTCTTCTCGATATTGCCGACCCGCAGCCAGGTGAAACCCTGGTCGTTTCGGCGGCAGCCGGTGGCGTGGGCCAGATCGTTGGTCAAATAGGCAAGCTGAAAGGCTGCCGGGTGATCGGCATTCCCGGCGGGCCGGAGAAATGTGCTTTCGTCACCGAGCAACTGGGTTTTGATGCCTGCATCGACTACAAATCTGTAAATGTTGGTGATGCGCTAGATCATCTGGCGCCAGAAGGCGTGGACATCTATTTTGAACAGGTGGGCGGCCCGATCCGAAACGCCGTCATGGAGCGCATGAAGATGTTCGGCCGCGTCTCCGTTTGCGGGATGATTTCCGAATACAACGTTACGCACGCGGACACCCAACCCAGCTACTGGTGGGCCATTATGATGCGACGCCTCACGGTCCGTGGCTTCATATTCGATGATTATCGTGCCCGTTTTCCAGAGGCGGAAAAAAATCTCGCCGCGTGGATGCAAAGCGGACAGCTTACGACGCGACAAGATATACGACAGGGGCTTGAGAACGCTCTCTCATCTTTGCAAGACCTGTATTCCGGGCGGAATTTCGGAAAACTGTTGCTTGAAGTCACGCCATAA
- a CDS encoding nucleotidyltransferase domain-containing protein has protein sequence MGIINPNMGISNITAPRRSLSDALFPGTKQRVLGILYGQPDRSFYANELISLAASGSGAVQRELVTLTNSGLVTVTAVGNQKHYQANAESPIFNELRSIIQKTVGLAEPLRTALQPMSAQITAAFVYGSVAKKTDTASSDIDLMVISDDISYGELFTALEAASVNLGRPVNPTILSQDEFQKRLANQESFLTRVMEQPKIWILGKDSDLGI, from the coding sequence TTGGGTATCATAAACCCCAATATGGGTATTTCAAATATTACTGCGCCCCGCCGGAGCCTGTCCGACGCTCTCTTTCCCGGTACCAAACAACGGGTGCTAGGGATACTGTATGGTCAGCCTGATCGCAGCTTTTATGCCAATGAATTGATCAGCCTCGCAGCCAGTGGCTCCGGTGCCGTGCAACGTGAACTCGTCACGCTCACGAATAGTGGCTTGGTGACCGTGACGGCTGTTGGCAATCAGAAGCACTACCAAGCGAACGCAGAATCGCCTATCTTCAATGAGCTACGTTCCATCATTCAGAAGACGGTAGGCCTGGCTGAGCCGTTGCGCACAGCCCTTCAACCCATGTCGGCCCAGATCACCGCAGCTTTTGTATATGGCTCCGTCGCCAAGAAGACAGATACGGCCAGCAGCGACATTGATCTGATGGTGATCAGCGATGACATCAGCTACGGTGAACTTTTCACCGCCCTTGAAGCGGCCAGTGTGAACCTCGGACGCCCGGTCAACCCAACCATTCTGTCTCAAGACGAGTTCCAGAAACGTCTTGCCAATCAGGAATCATTCCTGACCCGCGTCATGGAACAACCCAAGATCTGGATATTAGGTAAAGACAGTGACCTCGGCATTTGA